ACCGCACCCCCTATATCGATCAGGCGCAGTCGCTGAACCTGTTCATCCCGGCGGACGTGGAGAAGTGGGACCTGCTCATGCTCCACTATCGGGCATGGGAACTGGGCATCAAGTCGCTCTACTATCTCCGCTCCAAGTCGGTGCAGCGCGCCGGCTTTGCTGGCGGGGTCGAGGCGGACAACACGATCGACGCTCCCAAATTCGAAATCGGCGAGACCACTGACTATGACGAGTGCCTCGCCTGCCAGTGATGAAATCCCCTCTCCCAGCGAGAGAGGGAGGGAGCCGCGCAGCGGCGGAAGGGTGAGGGCGATGCGCAACTACCGCGATCTCCCATCAGGCTCGGTAGACCGCGCTAAAACCCTCCGCCGCAACGCTACGGAGGCGGAAAAACGCCTCTGGAACGCCCTGCGTGAGAAATTCCCGAACCAGAAATTTCGCCGCCAGGTGCCCTACGGCCCCTATGTGGCGGATTTCCTGAATTTCGCAGGCAAGCTCATCATCGAGGTCGACGGCGCCACCCACGCGGAACGCACCCAACAGGACGCCGCCCGCACCCGCTATTTCGAAGCGCAAGGCTATCAGATCTTACGCTTCTGGAACTATGAAGTGATGGAAAATCTGGACGGAGTCCTGACCCGAATTTCCCTCTCCTTGAAGGAGAGGGAGGGAGGCGCGAAGCGCCGGAAGGGTGAGGACGGTCCAGGCGCAATCCATCCAATACCCTCACCCTCCCACGCCTGACGGCGCGGGCCCCTCCCTCTCCCGGCGGGAGAGGGGTATAAGAGAATATTCGGAGTAACCACCATGCCTCTTCTTCAAGCCAGCAAGGTCTACAAGCCCTTCGAATATCCCTGGGCCTATGAGTTCTGGAAGCGCCAGCAGCAGCTGCACTGGCTGCCGGAGGAAGTGCCGCTGGGCGAGGATTGCCGCGACTGGGCGCAGAAGCTCAGCGACCATGAACGCAATCTGCTGACCCAGATTTTCCGCTTCTTCACCCAGGCCGACGTGGAAGTGCAGGACTGCTACCACGACAAATATGGCCGCGTGTTCAAACCGACCGAAATCAAGATGATGCTGACCGCGTTCAGCAACATGGAAACGGTGCATATCGCGGCCTACAGCCACCTGCTCGACACCATCGGCATGCCCGAAACCGAATATAGCGCCTTCATGCAATATAAGGAGATGAAGGACAAACACGATTATCTGGCGCAATTCGGCGTCGATACGGACGAGGATATCGCCAAGACGCTCGCCATGTTCGGCGGCTTCACCGAAGGGCTCCAGCTGTTCGCCTCCTTCGCGATGCTGATGAACTTCCCGCGCTTCAACAAGATGAAGGGCATGGGCCAGATCGTCAGTTGGTCGGTCCGCGACGAGACGCTGCACTGCGAAGGCATTGTCCGCCTGTTCCACGCCTTCGTGAAGGAACGCGACTGCCTGACCAACGCGGTCAAGGAAGACATTATGGACATGTGCCAGAAGACGGTGCGGATCGAGGACGCGTTCATCGACCTCGTCTTCGAAATGGGTCCGGTGCCGGGCATGACGCCCAAGGACATCAAGAAATATGTCCGCTACATCGCTGACTGGCGCCTGGGGCAGCTGGGCCTCAAGCCCATCTACATGATCGACGAGCATCCGCTGCCCTGGCTGACCCCGCTGCTGAACGGCGTGGAGCACGCCAATTTCTTCGAAACCCGCGCGACGGAATATTCGAAAGCGGCGACCCGCGGTCAGTGGAACGATGTGTGGGATGCGTTCGACCGCCGCACCAAGCTCAAGAGCGGTGCCGCCGCCAATGCCGACGACAGCGACCCGGACATGTTCAAGGCGGCGGGAATCGCGGCGGAGTAAAGATTGGAAATCGGAATTGGGCGCGGCTTTCCTTGGGGAAGGCCGCGCCAAATTCATGAGAAGACGGCGGCAAATATGCCAAAGTCGGCGCCGGGCGGAATTGGCATTTCTTAACCGCTGCTGCCTTATCCTCCCGCCATGTTCGGCGTTCGCCTTTCCTCGCTTTTCACCAGCCGCTGGATGGCGCTGCTTTGGGCGGTGCTGGTGATCCTGACGGCGATCCAGTTCGTGGGCGCTTCCGACGACAGGGGGGTGAACGCCGCGCAGACCGGACAGGGCGCAACCGATCCCGCCGACAACGCCATTACCGATCAGCAGAAGGCCGCGATCAACAGCGTCTTCTGATCGCCTTCGGCGCCGTCAGATCCTGCGCGAGGGGGAGGCGCCTCAAGGCTGTCCGGCAGATGAACGGGTTGTTTTGTTCCGTTCATGCAACGTTTAGGCGCCTTGGGGTGTTGTGCTCCCAGTAAAACAGCCAAGGGAGCTAATGATGAAGTTCACCCTGAAAGCCGCCTTTGCCGCCTTTTCGCTCGGCGCCGTCGCGCTGAGCGCCGCGCCCGCCGCCGCCGATCCGCCGCCTTGGGCCGGTCACGGCCGTGACAACGACCGGGGGGATCGTGGCCGGGACGACTGGAAGCATGACGGTCGTCACGACAATGGCCGCCACGAAGGTTGGCGCCGCCCCGGTGGGGTTGTCTACAGCTATGACTGGAACCGCCCGGACCCGCGCTATGGGCGCTATTACCGCGCCGACCGCTATTATCGCGGCGGCTATGAGCCGATCCGCGTG
This region of Sphingobium sp. EM0848 genomic DNA includes:
- a CDS encoding endonuclease domain-containing protein yields the protein MRNYRDLPSGSVDRAKTLRRNATEAEKRLWNALREKFPNQKFRRQVPYGPYVADFLNFAGKLIIEVDGATHAERTQQDAARTRYFEAQGYQILRFWNYEVMENLDGVLTRISLSLKEREGGAKRRKGEDGPGAIHPIPSPSHA
- a CDS encoding ribonucleotide-diphosphate reductase subunit beta, coding for MPLLQASKVYKPFEYPWAYEFWKRQQQLHWLPEEVPLGEDCRDWAQKLSDHERNLLTQIFRFFTQADVEVQDCYHDKYGRVFKPTEIKMMLTAFSNMETVHIAAYSHLLDTIGMPETEYSAFMQYKEMKDKHDYLAQFGVDTDEDIAKTLAMFGGFTEGLQLFASFAMLMNFPRFNKMKGMGQIVSWSVRDETLHCEGIVRLFHAFVKERDCLTNAVKEDIMDMCQKTVRIEDAFIDLVFEMGPVPGMTPKDIKKYVRYIADWRLGQLGLKPIYMIDEHPLPWLTPLLNGVEHANFFETRATEYSKAATRGQWNDVWDAFDRRTKLKSGAAANADDSDPDMFKAAGIAAE
- a CDS encoding glycine zipper 2TM domain-containing protein — encoded protein: MKFTLKAAFAAFSLGAVALSAAPAAADPPPWAGHGRDNDRGDRGRDDWKHDGRHDNGRHEGWRRPGGVVYSYDWNRPDPRYGRYYRADRYYRGGYEPIRVTRATRIYRGYDDRYYCRRSDGTTGLIVGAALGGLLGGQLDRGYSNTAGVLIGAGAGALLGREIDRGGLNCR